The Candidatus Saccharimonadales bacterium nucleotide sequence ACACTCTACGTACAATCGGCTTTTCGGTCATTATTGCCGTTAGTCTAGGGTTGGCTTTCTCGATGGCCCTGGCTCATCAGACAGTAAAAGCCAACGACAAAAAAATACGGGAAAATATTGGCGCCAGCCTACTCGTACTACCCCTTGGTTCCGCAGAGGGAACGGCAACTCTCTCCGACAGCGACACCGATAAGCTTGCCAAACTACCTAATGTTTCCCAGGTAGTCAAGATTACGACGATGGCCGTACAGCACCCGGACGAGGCCGCAGTTAACGAGAAGATCAAAAAAGAAAACGACGAGAAGAATAAAAACTCGTTCCCTGTCTCTTCGGAAAATGCTACATCGCTCCCCAAGACAAACTTGCACTCGACTATCAGTCAAGATCAGCTAAAAACAGATCCGCAGGGAGCATTTAAGCCTTCTATTCCGGCAATTATCGTAGAAGGTACAACGACCAATATTGATTCCCGAGGCAATAAAATTGTGGCCGTCGAAGGCCAATCGCTTAATCCGCATAAGCCGGACGATATCATGATTGGCAAAGCGCTCGCCACAAAAAACAAACTCAGCACGGGGGACACGCTGACGATCGCAGGCAAAACACTTAAAATAGCCGGCATTTTCGATACCGGCACCTCGACTGGTGATAACCGCATACTAGCGCCATTCGAAACAGTTCGAACCCTCAAAGGAGACAAGCACCAGGTGCCTGTCGTCGTTCTGGTTGCGACCTCCCTCGAGGTGTTGGCAAAACTTAAATCAGACACTTTAGCAACTTTGCATAACCAGGTTGACATTCAAGTCCTGCAG carries:
- a CDS encoding FtsX-like permease family protein — encoded protein: MSVIARGIKNTFRNTLRTIGFSVIIAVSLGLAFSMALAHQTVKANDKKIRENIGASLLVLPLGSAEGTATLSDSDTDKLAKLPNVSQVVKITTMAVQHPDEAAVNEKIKKENDEKNKNSFPVSSENATSLPKTNLHSTISQDQLKTDPQGAFKPSIPAIIVEGTTTNIDSRGNKIVAVEGQSLNPHKPDDIMIGKALATKNKLSTGDTLTIAGKTLKIAGIFDTGTSTGDNRILAPFETVRTLKGDKHQVPVVVLVATSLEVLAKLKSDTLATLHNQVDIQVLQQDAAQVAAGLESVASISLITLVVALAAGALTILLTMLLVVRERTKEIGVLKALGATNTKIVAQFMIESTVLTLIGAAIGLVFAVLASNSILGALLSNNIKQTSSNNPGGASTVYEQPIEMARQMTEQITTYLDWHSIIYGLLATLGIALIATILPAFLIAKVRPAQIMRGDS